The Acidobacteriota bacterium genome contains a region encoding:
- a CDS encoding DUF3987 domain-containing protein produces the protein MSRLLNVARLASVQEEEATEGEVPLSEPWPSPADEVFHGLAGRYVRKIEPHTEADPIGILIQLMVLFGNLLGRGPHFRVEADEHHLNLFVVLVGQSSKGRKGVSAGQARRLFHNIDSDWCTRRIEQGLSSGEGLIWAVRDPIEKVEAVRENGRPTGEIETVVTDAGEDDKRLFVQESEFASTLRVLKRDGNTLSAIVRNAWDSGKLSSLTKNSPARATGAHISIVGHITKQELLRYLDSTEAANGFGNRFLWCCVRRSKLLPEGGQAHTLDFREEIRELEEVLAFSRQVSVLRRDANATRMWAEVYPELSEGKPGMLGSMIGRAEAQTMRLACLYALLDRSDVVRSEHLFAALALWQYCEDSARWIFGDALGDPVADQILRFLRRNPEGLTRTEIGNLFGRHCKKGDLSRGLGLLLEQGLAKAEKLETGGRPTESWKATSLTCEKSEESE, from the coding sequence TTGAGCCGCTTGCTCAACGTGGCGAGGCTGGCGTCGGTCCAGGAGGAAGAAGCTACCGAGGGCGAGGTACCGTTGTCCGAGCCTTGGCCGAGTCCTGCGGACGAAGTTTTCCACGGGCTGGCCGGGCGCTACGTACGCAAGATCGAGCCGCACACGGAGGCCGATCCCATCGGCATTCTGATTCAGCTCATGGTTCTCTTCGGAAACCTGTTGGGGCGGGGCCCGCATTTCCGTGTCGAGGCCGACGAGCATCACCTCAACCTCTTCGTTGTGCTCGTCGGGCAGTCGTCCAAGGGGCGCAAGGGGGTCTCTGCGGGGCAGGCAAGAAGGCTCTTTCACAACATCGACAGCGATTGGTGTACCAGGAGGATCGAGCAGGGCCTGTCTTCGGGAGAAGGTCTGATCTGGGCCGTTCGCGATCCTATCGAGAAGGTTGAAGCGGTCCGAGAGAACGGACGGCCCACCGGCGAGATCGAGACAGTGGTGACGGACGCGGGGGAGGACGACAAGAGGCTCTTCGTCCAGGAATCTGAGTTCGCCTCGACACTCCGAGTTCTGAAACGGGACGGCAATACCCTGTCTGCCATCGTTCGGAACGCATGGGACAGCGGCAAGCTGAGCTCCCTGACCAAGAACTCTCCCGCCCGGGCGACGGGCGCCCATATCTCCATCGTCGGACACATCACCAAACAGGAGTTGCTGCGGTATCTCGACTCGACGGAAGCGGCCAACGGGTTCGGAAACCGATTCCTCTGGTGCTGTGTTCGGCGCTCGAAGTTGCTGCCGGAGGGTGGCCAGGCTCACACCCTGGACTTCAGGGAGGAGATCCGAGAGCTGGAGGAGGTACTGGCCTTCTCGCGTCAGGTCTCGGTATTGAGGCGCGACGCTAACGCCACTCGGATGTGGGCGGAGGTCTATCCGGAGCTCTCCGAAGGGAAGCCGGGGATGCTCGGTTCAATGATCGGCCGGGCGGAGGCTCAGACCATGCGATTGGCATGCCTCTATGCCCTTCTGGACCGCTCCGATGTCGTCCGTTCCGAACACCTCTTTGCAGCACTGGCTCTCTGGCAGTACTGCGAGGACTCCGCCCGCTGGATCTTCGGCGATGCTCTCGGTGACCCGGTTGCCGATCAGATCCTTCGGTTCCTTCGGAGGAACCCCGAAGGACTGACAAGGACTGAGATCGGCAACCTGTTCGGCCGGCACTGCAAGAAGGGGGATCTTTCCCGAGGCCTCGGCCTGCTCCTGGAGCAAGGGTTGGCCAAGGCCGAGAAGTTGGAGACCGGAGGTCGGCCTACCGAGTCCTGGAAGGCCACGAGCTTGACCTGCGAGAAAAGCGAGGAAAGCGAGTAA
- a CDS encoding terminase family protein — MKGSALAQDLLLGLDPVEMARAGGLDPDPWQIRFLRSLAPRVLLNCSRQAGKSTMAATLAVHTALYEPSSLVLLLSPSLRQSQELFKKALAAYRQMDGPVPSRTESALRLELENGSRIVSLPGKQDTVRGFSGVRLLVVDEASRVPGDLYFAIRPMLAVSGGRLLALSTPFGTRGWWYEAWRSDEPWERYEVPATQCPRITRAFLEEEKRAMGEWWFAQEYECQFLDAETQPFGREDIERAFEEEVEAWDL; from the coding sequence ATGAAAGGCTCGGCACTGGCCCAGGACCTGCTGCTCGGCCTCGATCCGGTGGAGATGGCGCGGGCGGGGGGCCTCGACCCTGATCCATGGCAGATCCGCTTCCTGCGGTCACTGGCCCCGCGGGTGTTGCTCAATTGCTCTCGGCAGGCCGGCAAAAGCACCATGGCCGCCACCCTCGCCGTCCACACGGCTCTGTACGAGCCAAGCTCGCTGGTGCTCCTGCTCTCTCCCTCGCTGCGCCAGTCCCAAGAGCTGTTCAAAAAAGCCCTCGCCGCCTATCGCCAGATGGACGGTCCGGTCCCCTCCCGCACTGAGTCGGCCCTTCGCTTGGAGCTGGAAAACGGTTCCCGCATCGTCTCTTTGCCCGGTAAGCAAGACACCGTCCGCGGATTCTCCGGTGTTCGGCTCCTGGTGGTGGACGAGGCTTCGCGGGTTCCCGGCGATCTCTACTTCGCCATCCGGCCGATGCTCGCGGTCTCCGGCGGTCGCTTGCTGGCCCTCTCGACCCCCTTTGGTACTCGCGGCTGGTGGTACGAGGCCTGGAGGTCCGACGAGCCCTGGGAGCGCTATGAGGTTCCGGCCACGCAGTGCCCGCGCATCACCCGGGCTTTTCTGGAGGAGGAGAAGCGGGCGATGGGGGAGTGGTGGTTCGCCCAGGAGTACGAGTGCCAGTTCCTGGACGCGGAGACCCAGCCGTTCGGCCGGGAGGACATCGAGCGGGCCTTCGAGGAGGAGGTCGAGGCATGGGACCTGTAG
- a CDS encoding AlpA family phage regulatory protein — protein MESSESSLPTIIRPKLLAERLGISRVTLWRWERAGMVPKKRKIGPNTVGWLESEILEWLESRPTSSPTGLDSEQGGDARASTGGRR, from the coding sequence ATGGAGTCTTCCGAAAGCAGCCTTCCGACAATCATCCGGCCCAAGTTGTTGGCTGAACGCCTTGGGATCTCTCGCGTGACCCTCTGGAGGTGGGAGCGGGCGGGCATGGTGCCGAAGAAGAGGAAGATAGGTCCCAACACCGTCGGCTGGCTCGAGTCCGAGATCCTCGAGTGGCTGGAGTCGAGGCCGACGAGCTCTCCAACGGGGCTCGATTCTGAGCAGGGCGGAGACGCCAGGGCCTCGACAGGGGGGAGGCGGTGA
- a CDS encoding tyrosine-type recombinase/integrase produces the protein MRTAMATAASPANLYLANLSAGSQGMRQPLDVIAGILDGKEGQGHDADSCPWHELTYRDTMTVRTALAERYRPATVNKMLSALRGVLKQAWRLGLMDAEAYRRAADVENVRSSNLLSGRALPGDEIARLFGTCTADPTPKGTRDAAILAVFYGGGLRRGELVRLDIPDFDPADCSIRVHGKGRKQRTVYLSAQACAHVQAWLRLRDTAAGPLFVSIDQTGQLGRTRLRGESIAYILRRRQQQAGIDPFSPHDLRRSFVTTLLDAGEDVFTVQKLAGHADASTTARYDRRGEGAKRRAVNALTIPDHAG, from the coding sequence GTGAGGACCGCCATGGCCACCGCAGCGAGCCCCGCCAACCTCTACCTCGCGAACCTCTCCGCCGGCAGCCAGGGCATGCGTCAGCCCCTCGATGTCATCGCCGGCATCCTGGACGGTAAGGAAGGGCAGGGGCACGACGCCGACTCCTGCCCCTGGCACGAGCTGACCTACCGCGACACCATGACCGTCCGCACCGCCCTCGCCGAGCGCTACCGGCCCGCGACGGTCAACAAGATGCTCTCGGCGCTGCGCGGAGTGCTCAAGCAGGCGTGGCGTCTCGGCCTGATGGACGCCGAGGCCTACCGCCGGGCAGCCGATGTCGAGAACGTGCGCAGCTCGAACCTGCTCAGCGGCCGCGCGCTCCCCGGTGACGAGATCGCCCGCCTGTTCGGGACCTGCACAGCCGACCCGACGCCCAAGGGCACCCGTGACGCCGCCATCCTCGCCGTTTTCTATGGCGGCGGCCTCCGACGCGGCGAGCTCGTCCGGCTCGACATCCCCGACTTCGACCCCGCCGACTGCTCGATCCGTGTCCACGGCAAAGGCCGGAAGCAACGCACCGTTTACCTGAGCGCCCAAGCCTGCGCTCACGTTCAAGCCTGGCTCCGCCTGCGCGACACCGCCGCGGGTCCGCTCTTCGTCTCGATCGACCAGACTGGCCAGCTCGGCCGCACCCGCCTGCGCGGCGAGTCGATCGCCTACATCCTTCGCCGCCGCCAACAGCAGGCCGGCATCGACCCCTTCTCGCCGCACGATCTCCGCCGCTCCTTCGTCACCACCCTGCTCGACGCAGGCGAGGATGTCTTCACCGTCCAAAAGCTAGCCGGCCACGCCGACGCCAGCACCACCGCCCGCTACGACCGCCGAGGCGAAGGCGCCAAGCGCCGAGCCGTCAACGCCCTGACCATCCCCGACCACGCCGGCTGA
- a CDS encoding bifunctional DNA primase/polymerase, translating into MQSAARTPAGGQGQPHRLVDHAFLYAREGWPVFPLRPRGKAPLTRNGVKDATTDSRRIARWWQRQPEANIGLAIPDGYLVLDLDTEDALHRLKVEDRVLPATAWARTAQGYHFWFRADGEIRNRVGLLEKVDVRAAGGYVVAPPSVHPSGVAYSWEVELAPSAVAEAPSWLVELLEPSRPRQGREVVDWHRTLVEPVPQGRRNQALAEVSGLLFRYLPAVLAADLALCWAQVKLKPALPEPEVLRTINSIAGRELRRQGGKS; encoded by the coding sequence ATGCAGAGCGCTGCACGAACGCCTGCTGGAGGACAGGGCCAGCCGCATCGCCTGGTCGATCATGCCTTCCTTTACGCCCGAGAGGGCTGGCCTGTCTTTCCGCTCCGGCCTCGTGGAAAGGCGCCGCTGACCCGGAATGGCGTCAAGGACGCAACAACGGATTCGCGGAGGATCGCCCGTTGGTGGCAGCGCCAGCCAGAGGCCAACATCGGTTTGGCCATTCCGGACGGCTACCTCGTCCTGGACCTGGACACCGAGGACGCGCTGCACCGATTGAAGGTGGAGGACCGGGTGCTACCTGCTACGGCGTGGGCGCGAACGGCGCAGGGTTACCACTTCTGGTTCAGGGCAGATGGAGAGATCCGCAATCGCGTCGGTCTCCTGGAAAAAGTCGACGTCCGGGCCGCTGGCGGCTATGTGGTCGCGCCGCCGAGCGTTCACCCCTCGGGAGTGGCTTATAGCTGGGAGGTCGAGTTGGCTCCGTCGGCCGTTGCAGAGGCACCGTCCTGGCTCGTCGAGCTCTTGGAGCCGAGCAGGCCCAGACAGGGACGCGAAGTTGTTGACTGGCATCGGACCTTGGTCGAGCCGGTCCCTCAGGGGCGCAGAAACCAGGCCCTCGCCGAGGTCTCGGGCCTCCTCTTTCGCTACCTGCCGGCAGTGCTAGCTGCTGACCTGGCTCTCTGCTGGGCTCAAGTGAAGCTGAAGCCGGCGCTGCCGGAACCCGAGGTTCTTCGCACGATCAACTCCATCGCCGGCCGAGAGCTGAGACGGCAGGGGGGCAAGTCTTGA